CCATGCGCCGTTGCTATCAGAACCGGTtgttattttctttttctttgcctTTCTATTCCTAACTCGAGCAGCCACAGATTACACATCCGAAACCACAATGCAACTACAAAGCCACGCGCCCTCAGGGGCAACGCTCTTGATCTCCCTGCTCGCCCTTCCCCAACTCACATCAGCTTTCTACCTTCCAGGTGTTGCGCCGACCTCATACAAGCAGGATGACGCCGTACCACTCTACGTCAACGCGATTCGACCAGTCGGCGATGCAGATTCAGTATTACATTCAGTATTATCATGGGATTACTACCACCCAACATTTCAGTTCTGCGCGCCAGAAGGGGGAGGGCAACCTGTGGGGGAGAGCTTGGGAAGCATCTTGTTTGGAGACAGAATCAAAACATCGGCCTTCGAGCTCAAGATGAAGCACAACGAAACCTGCAAGAAGCAGTGCGAGGTGACATACGGAAAGAACGCGGCCCAGTTCATAAACCAGCAGATTCAAGAAGGTGTCAGTCTCAACTGGCTGGTGGATGGGCTTCCGGCAGGCCAGAAGACAATCGATGTCTTGTCCGACACTGAGTTTACGAACCCCGGTTTCCTGTTGGGCGAGCAGCTAGACGATGGCCGAATCAAGTTCAACAACCACTACGACATCGTTATCGAGTATCACGAGGTCAACGGAAACGACGGCCAGTACCGTGTTGTCGGCGTCATTGTCCAGCCCGAGTCGAGGAAGTACACTGGCGAGATCGGCCCGGACACTTGCAACACAGCACCGGACATCGTCGAGCTGAGCGAGACAGGCGACACCAAGGTGCGGTTCACCTACAGCGTATACTGGATCGAGTCTTCGACTGCTTGGGCCACCAGATGGGACAAGTACCTCCATGTGTACGACCCCAAGATTCAGTGGTTCTCCCTCATCAACTCGTCTGTCAttgtcatcttcctcgtcctaACTGTCATGTCCGTCTTGGTCCGGGCTCTGAAGAAGGACATTGCGCGGTACAACCGTTTGGATCAGATCAACCTCGATGACCTGTCTGGAACTTCTGTGCTGGAAGATGGCGTGCAGGAGGACTCCGGCTGGAAGCTCGTCCATGGCGACGTCTTCCGCAATCCTTCCCAtccactcctcctctccgtaTTCTTGGGCAACGGCACCCAGCTCTTCGTCATGGCTGGCTTCACCATTGCCTTTGCCCTGCTAGGCTTTCTCTCCCCGTCCAATCGCGGTTCTCTCGGCACCATCATGGTCCTCCTTTACACGGTTTTGGGCTTTGTCGGTGGCTACACCTCTGCTCGCATGTACAAGTCGCTCCAGGGCGAGAAGTGGaagctcaacatcatcctgaCTCCTCTCTTGGTGCCTGGGATCGTCTTCGCCGTCTTCTTTCTGCTCGACCTCTTCCTGTGGGCCGAGGAGTCATCCGGCGCCGTGCCATTTACCACCATGCTCGTGCTCATCTTCATTTGGTTCCTCATCAGTGTTCCCCTTTCGTTCGCTGGCTCCTGGCTTGCCTTCCGTGCACCCGCGATCGAACCTCCTGTGCGCACCAACCAGATTCCTCGCCAGATCCCGCCAGTCACCACATATCTCAAGCCCATTCCCAGCATGCTTCTCGTTGGTCTGCTTCCCTTTGGCGCCATCTTCGTGGagctttactttattatgACGTCGATCTGGTTCAGCCGGATCTACTACATGTTTGGGTTCTTGTTTCTGTGCTACGGCTTGATGATCATCACTTGCGCCGCCGTCACCGTGCTGCTGGTTTACTTCTTGCTATGCGCTGAGAACTACAACTGGCAGTGGAGGGCTTTCTTGGCTGCTGGTACAAGCGGTGGGTATATCTTCCTCAACGCCCTCATCTACTGGGTTACCAAGCTGTCTTTGAGCGGGTTTGCGGGAAGTGTGTTGTACATTGGGTACAGCGCCTTGATTTCCTTTTTGTTCTTCATCCTGACTGGTGAGTTTCCCCCGGGTACCCCTTtccaccatcgtcaccaatGCTGACATGATGTAGGCACCATCGGATATTTTGCCAGCTGGCTGTTTGTGCGCAAGATTTACTCTTCCATCAAGATTGACTAGACTGGGTTGATACTGGATATCGAAGGGGCGGCGGATAAAGGGTGGAAGACGGTTTAGCGGGCGGCATTatttgtgtttttttttttttgttttttttcggtGACaatggaaagagaaaagcaacAGGAGAAATGGAAGAAACGGTTTGGATTTTCCTGCCTCGAGATCATTTTGACTAGCAGTTAGGTTCTGTTTGTACTACTACTTTTTTTTGCGGGGTGTGTTAGGcctgggggttggggttgtggacGGATGAGCAGTTGGCAAAAGACGTTGTTTCAATTGtgttgacttttttttttgtatcaTCACATCATTCAATAATTATTGGGTATCATTTTGTGTTGCCAAAAGGATCTGTCCATACTATTCGGTATCATCTCTCCTCATTTGGTTTGACATTCCAAAGTCCAACAGCTGAGCTAGCAGAGCAATTTACAAAAGTCACAAGGGTATAGTTATGAAATAAGACTTCtagtcctcatcctcgtcgtcgtcatcctcgtccaaAAAGGTAAACTG
This genomic stretch from Podospora bellae-mahoneyi strain CBS 112042 chromosome 1 map unlocalized CBS112042p_1.2, whole genome shotgun sequence harbors:
- the TMN2 gene encoding Transmembrane 9 superfamily member 2 (COG:U; BUSCO:EOG09261FH7; EggNog:ENOG503NVFB) produces the protein MQLQSHAPSGATLLISLLALPQLTSAFYLPGVAPTSYKQDDAVPLYVNAIRPVGDADSVLHSVLSWDYYHPTFQFCAPEGGGQPVGESLGSILFGDRIKTSAFELKMKHNETCKKQCEVTYGKNAAQFINQQIQEGVSLNWLVDGLPAGQKTIDVLSDTEFTNPGFLLGEQLDDGRIKFNNHYDIVIEYHEVNGNDGQYRVVGVIVQPESRKYTGEIGPDTCNTAPDIVELSETGDTKVRFTYSVYWIESSTAWATRWDKYLHVYDPKIQWFSLINSSVIVIFLVLTVMSVLVRALKKDIARYNRLDQINLDDLSGTSVLEDGVQEDSGWKLVHGDVFRNPSHPLLLSVFLGNGTQLFVMAGFTIAFALLGFLSPSNRGSLGTIMVLLYTVLGFVGGYTSARMYKSLQGEKWKLNIILTPLLVPGIVFAVFFLLDLFLWAEESSGAVPFTTMLVLIFIWFLISVPLSFAGSWLAFRAPAIEPPVRTNQIPRQIPPVTTYLKPIPSMLLVGLLPFGAIFVELYFIMTSIWFSRIYYMFGFLFLCYGLMIITCAAVTVLLVYFLLCAENYNWQWRAFLAAGTSGGYIFLNALIYWVTKLSLSGFAGSVLYIGYSALISFLFFILTGTIGYFASWLFVRKIYSSIKID